The following proteins are co-located in the Microbacterium sp. SORGH_AS_0888 genome:
- a CDS encoding carboxylesterase/lipase family protein: protein MSDPVVATEAGAVRGIARAGSFAFLGIPFAKPPVGALRYASPEPVEPWDGVRDATAFGATPQRGDTGITLIPEPSVPGESTLNVNVFTPAPDAAAALPVLVYIHGGGFVSGSPASPWYDGAAFARDGVVTVTVSYRLGFDGFGYIEGAPHNRGVRDWLAALEWVQRNIAAFGGDPGRVTIAGQSAGGGAVLTLLGMPAAQHLFHAAWSMSGAVGDIPLAEARERSARLAALAGVAPDRAGFSSVDELRLRDLQQEAEHAASRDKLAPAKAMLEGGLGWGPMIDGELIERPTVEAIRAGIGSDKPLVIGATDDEFTMVLDRFRRPLRFVPAALVLARLGVARAVRRPYLAANRSLRQKGTAAVLGRYVTDRVFRSLVARVAAARAASPTWVYGFSWRSPVIGWACHCLDVPFWFDRLDADGVPAIAGDAPPRALADAVHGAASAFVRSGAPGWREWSSAPGTTRVFGGDPAAPDILSRGYASVAALA from the coding sequence ATGAGCGACCCCGTCGTGGCGACCGAGGCCGGTGCGGTGCGCGGCATCGCCCGAGCCGGATCGTTCGCGTTCCTCGGCATCCCGTTCGCGAAGCCCCCGGTCGGGGCGCTGCGCTACGCATCCCCCGAGCCGGTCGAGCCCTGGGACGGGGTGCGCGATGCGACCGCCTTCGGGGCGACGCCGCAGCGGGGCGACACCGGCATCACGCTGATCCCGGAGCCATCCGTGCCCGGCGAGTCGACGCTGAACGTCAACGTCTTCACCCCGGCACCGGATGCGGCGGCCGCCCTTCCGGTGCTCGTGTACATCCACGGCGGCGGATTCGTCTCCGGCTCCCCCGCGAGCCCCTGGTACGACGGGGCGGCGTTCGCCCGCGACGGCGTGGTCACCGTCACGGTCTCCTATCGGCTGGGCTTCGACGGCTTCGGCTACATCGAAGGCGCACCCCACAACCGCGGCGTGCGCGACTGGCTGGCCGCGCTCGAGTGGGTGCAGCGCAACATCGCGGCCTTCGGCGGCGACCCCGGACGCGTGACGATCGCCGGGCAGTCGGCCGGCGGCGGCGCCGTGCTGACGCTGCTCGGGATGCCGGCGGCACAGCACCTGTTCCACGCGGCGTGGTCGATGTCCGGCGCCGTCGGCGACATCCCGCTCGCGGAGGCCAGGGAGCGCTCGGCCCGGCTCGCCGCACTCGCGGGCGTCGCCCCCGATCGGGCGGGGTTCTCCTCGGTCGACGAGCTGCGGCTGCGCGACCTGCAGCAGGAGGCGGAGCATGCGGCATCCCGCGACAAGCTCGCCCCCGCGAAGGCCATGCTCGAGGGCGGACTCGGCTGGGGTCCGATGATCGACGGCGAGCTCATCGAACGGCCGACCGTCGAGGCGATCCGCGCCGGCATCGGATCCGACAAGCCGCTCGTGATCGGCGCGACGGACGACGAGTTCACGATGGTGCTCGACCGGTTCCGCCGGCCGCTGCGATTCGTGCCCGCCGCCCTCGTGCTGGCCCGCCTCGGCGTCGCCCGCGCCGTGCGTCGCCCCTACCTCGCGGCGAACCGCTCGCTGCGACAGAAGGGCACGGCGGCCGTGCTGGGCCGCTACGTCACGGACCGGGTGTTCCGCTCGCTCGTCGCGCGGGTCGCCGCGGCGCGGGCGGCATCCCCCACCTGGGTCTACGGGTTCTCGTGGCGGTCCCCCGTCATCGGGTGGGCGTGCCACTGCCTCGACGTGCCGTTCTGGTTCGACCGCCTGGATGCCGACGGGGTCCCCGCGATCGCGGGCGATGCCCCGCCGCGCGCCCTCGCGGATGCGGTCCACGGCGCGGCGAGCGCCTTCGTCCGATCCGGCGCACCCGGGTGGCGGGAATGGTCGTCGGCGCCCGGCACGACACGCGTGTTCGGGGGCGATCCCGCAGCGCCCGACATCCTCTCGCGCGGGTACGCGTCGGTCGCCGCGCTGGCCTGA
- a CDS encoding TetR/AcrR family transcriptional regulator, whose translation MAQRGSYAKGVAKREEILRAALEVVAREGYRGASVKQIADAVGLSQAGLLHYFDSKEELFTEILRLRDEVDVDTFGEGTGGAHPYDEAVASYVRLIRHNTEVPGLVHLFSQLAVDATDPQHAAHDFFVDRGRRARERLDDVLEAAQREGRITDAIPPQTITRLLQAVADGMQLQWMLEPEEADMTEVVEAFFTLLETQRSPR comes from the coding sequence ATGGCTCAGCGGGGTTCGTACGCGAAGGGCGTCGCCAAACGCGAGGAGATCCTGCGCGCCGCGCTCGAGGTCGTCGCCCGCGAGGGCTACCGCGGCGCGTCGGTCAAGCAGATCGCGGATGCCGTCGGTCTCAGCCAGGCGGGGCTGCTCCACTACTTCGACTCGAAGGAGGAGCTGTTCACCGAGATCCTGCGCCTGCGCGACGAGGTCGACGTGGACACGTTCGGGGAGGGGACCGGCGGAGCGCACCCCTATGACGAAGCAGTCGCGTCCTACGTCCGGCTCATCCGCCACAACACCGAGGTGCCGGGACTCGTGCACCTCTTCTCGCAGCTCGCCGTGGACGCGACCGACCCGCAGCACGCCGCGCACGACTTCTTCGTCGACCGGGGCCGTCGCGCCCGGGAGCGGCTCGACGACGTGCTGGAGGCGGCGCAGCGCGAGGGCAGGATCACCGACGCGATCCCGCCGCAGACCATCACCCGCCTCCTGCAGGCCGTGGCCGACGGCATGCAGCTGCAGTGGATGCTCGAGCCCGAGGAGGCGGACATGACCGAGGTCGTCGAGGCGTTCTTCACCCTCCTCGAGACGCAGAGGAGCCCCCGATGA
- the galK gene encoding galactokinase — MTAATSLLNDLTDAPPAGVWSAPGRVNLIGEHTDYNDGFVLPFAIGQRTHAAVSTRRDGRVRVVSSFDPTPVEAALDELEDLFPARRDEVPEWARYPLGVAWALQRRATSTVSGVDIAIDSEVPVGAGLSSSAAIEGAVAVALDELWALGLTRRELAIAGRLAENEAVGAPTGIMDQTASLRGEADAAIFLDCRTLETEIVPLGFAEAGLEVLVVDTRVSHAHATGGYAERRAACELGARMMDVVALRDLSVLDLRRAAELMDDVTFRRVRHIVTENQRVLDTVRVLREQGPLAIGDLLLASHASMRDDFEISTPELDAAVQAAMTAGAIGARMTGGGFGGAAIALVPHALVPAASEAVRRAFAAAGFREPHLFTVAPSRGAGRD; from the coding sequence GTGACCGCTGCGACGTCGCTGCTGAACGACCTCACCGATGCCCCGCCCGCGGGCGTCTGGTCCGCGCCCGGGCGCGTCAACCTCATCGGCGAGCACACCGACTACAACGACGGCTTCGTGCTGCCGTTCGCGATCGGCCAGCGCACGCACGCCGCGGTCTCGACGCGGCGCGACGGGCGCGTCCGCGTCGTCTCGAGCTTCGATCCGACTCCGGTCGAGGCCGCTCTCGACGAGCTCGAGGACCTGTTCCCCGCCCGCCGCGACGAGGTGCCCGAGTGGGCACGGTACCCGCTCGGGGTGGCGTGGGCGCTGCAGCGGCGCGCGACATCCACGGTCTCCGGCGTCGACATCGCGATCGACTCTGAGGTGCCGGTCGGGGCAGGACTGTCGTCGTCCGCGGCGATCGAGGGCGCTGTCGCGGTGGCTCTCGACGAGCTGTGGGCCCTCGGGCTCACCCGCCGCGAGCTCGCGATCGCGGGACGTCTCGCCGAGAACGAGGCGGTCGGCGCCCCCACGGGCATCATGGACCAGACGGCGTCGCTGCGCGGCGAGGCGGATGCGGCCATCTTCCTCGACTGCCGCACCCTCGAGACCGAGATCGTTCCGCTCGGGTTCGCCGAGGCGGGGCTGGAGGTGCTCGTCGTCGACACCCGAGTGAGCCACGCGCACGCGACGGGCGGCTATGCCGAGCGCCGCGCGGCGTGCGAGCTCGGCGCCCGCATGATGGATGTCGTCGCCCTGCGCGATCTGTCGGTGCTCGACCTGCGCCGCGCCGCAGAGCTCATGGACGACGTCACCTTCCGGCGCGTGCGTCACATCGTGACCGAGAATCAGCGCGTGCTGGACACCGTGCGGGTGCTGCGCGAGCAGGGTCCGCTCGCGATCGGCGACCTGCTGCTCGCCTCGCACGCCTCGATGCGCGACGACTTCGAGATCTCGACGCCCGAGCTGGATGCGGCGGTCCAGGCCGCGATGACGGCGGGCGCGATCGGGGCGCGGATGACGGGCGGCGGCTTCGGCGGGGCCGCGATCGCGCTCGTCCCGCACGCGCTCGTGCCCGCGGCATCCGAGGCCGTCCGCCGCGCCTTCGCGGCAGCGGGGTTCCGCGAGCCGCACCTGTTCACGGTCGCGCCCTCGCGCGGCGCCGGACGCGACTGA
- a CDS encoding alpha/beta fold hydrolase yields the protein MAYVTVGIENSADVELFYTDQGTGQPVVLIHGFPLNGESWGKQQKALLDAGYRVIAYDRRGFGASTKTASGHDYDTYAADLHALIDTLELSDVVLAGFSMGTGEIARYLSRYGSGKVSKAIFLGSLEPYLLITDDNPDGAGDQAFFDGTSDAVAADRYAFLTGFFHDFYNLDDYLGSRISQEALEASVQTANTAGNAAIVAAPLTWATDFRGDIPSIDVPTLIVHGTADNILPIDKTARRFRELLPSAEHVEIEGAPHGLLWTHGDEVNAAILGFLQG from the coding sequence GTGGCGTACGTGACCGTAGGGATCGAGAACTCAGCGGATGTCGAGCTGTTCTACACGGATCAGGGAACCGGGCAGCCGGTCGTGCTGATCCACGGCTTCCCGCTGAACGGCGAGTCCTGGGGCAAGCAGCAGAAGGCGCTGCTCGACGCCGGCTACCGCGTGATCGCCTACGATCGCCGGGGCTTCGGCGCCTCCACCAAGACGGCATCCGGTCATGACTACGACACCTACGCGGCCGACCTGCACGCCCTGATCGACACGCTCGAGCTGTCGGATGTCGTCCTCGCCGGATTCTCGATGGGCACCGGCGAGATCGCCCGCTACCTGTCGCGCTACGGCAGCGGGAAGGTCTCGAAGGCGATCTTCCTCGGCTCGCTCGAGCCGTACCTGCTCATCACGGACGACAACCCGGATGGTGCCGGTGACCAGGCGTTCTTCGACGGCACATCGGATGCCGTCGCGGCCGACCGATACGCGTTCCTCACCGGCTTCTTCCACGACTTCTACAACCTCGATGACTACCTCGGCAGCCGCATCTCGCAGGAGGCGCTGGAGGCGAGCGTGCAGACGGCGAACACCGCGGGCAACGCGGCGATCGTCGCGGCTCCCCTGACGTGGGCGACCGATTTCCGCGGCGACATCCCCTCGATCGACGTCCCCACGCTCATCGTGCACGGCACCGCGGACAACATCCTGCCGATCGACAAGACCGCCCGCCGTTTCCGCGAGTTGCTGCCGTCCGCCGAGCACGTGGAGATCGAGGGCGCCCCGCACGGCCTGCTGTGGACGCACGGCGACGAGGTCAACGCCGCGATCCTGGGGTTCCTCCAGGGCTGA
- a CDS encoding LysE family translocator — MALTALTMVLTPGPNMIYLVSRSISQGRRAGLISLAGTGLGFIAYMLMANLGLAVVFVAVPWLFIGLKAAGVAYLAYLAWQTLRPSGRGVFEIRDLARDSNWRLFRMGLITNLLNPKVAIMYVTVIPQFIDPQRGHPLLQGLTLGLLQITVSVTINALIVIAAGSIASFLAHRPSWAIWQRRTTGFLLGAVALLLAFEVPDRAHI; from the coding sequence ATGGCTCTCACGGCTCTGACGATGGTTCTCACCCCTGGCCCGAACATGATCTACCTGGTGTCACGCAGCATCAGCCAGGGACGCCGGGCCGGCCTCATCTCATTGGCGGGGACAGGTCTGGGCTTCATCGCTTACATGCTGATGGCGAACCTGGGGCTGGCCGTCGTGTTCGTGGCCGTTCCGTGGCTGTTCATCGGACTGAAGGCCGCGGGTGTCGCCTACCTCGCTTACCTCGCCTGGCAAACGCTGCGGCCCAGTGGCCGAGGGGTCTTCGAGATCCGTGACCTGGCCCGCGACAGCAACTGGCGTCTCTTCCGCATGGGGCTGATCACCAACCTGCTCAACCCCAAGGTGGCGATCATGTACGTGACGGTGATCCCGCAGTTCATCGATCCTCAACGAGGTCACCCGCTCCTGCAGGGCCTCACCCTCGGACTGCTCCAGATCACCGTCAGCGTCACCATCAATGCACTCATCGTCATCGCTGCAGGATCCATCGCGAGTTTCCTTGCTCATCGACCTAGCTGGGCGATCTGGCAACGACGAACCACCGGATTCCTGCTCGGCGCTGTTGCGCTGCTCCTCGCCTTTGAAGTGCCGGATCGCGCGCACATCTAA
- a CDS encoding CGNR zinc finger domain-containing protein yields MTMPFPEQAEDHARCRVVLDTWLTIVDAATPDDRAGILNEQMAIASAYPRLTDHDGEGWHLHYRDVDNDLPRVLRAVFMVGTALHLTTRGMTRLGRCAADPCKNVVVDVSRNGTQRYCSSRCGSRDAVRRHRARRQRV; encoded by the coding sequence ATGACGATGCCTTTCCCCGAACAGGCGGAGGACCACGCCCGTTGCCGCGTCGTGCTGGACACATGGCTGACAATCGTCGATGCGGCCACGCCAGACGATCGGGCGGGGATCCTGAACGAGCAGATGGCGATCGCTTCGGCGTACCCGCGCTTGACCGACCACGACGGCGAGGGTTGGCACCTGCACTATCGCGACGTCGACAACGACCTGCCGCGCGTCCTGCGAGCCGTGTTCATGGTCGGCACTGCGCTTCACCTGACCACTCGCGGCATGACTCGCCTCGGGCGTTGCGCCGCCGACCCGTGCAAGAACGTCGTCGTGGACGTTTCCCGCAACGGCACTCAACGGTACTGCTCGTCTCGGTGCGGCAGCAGAGACGCAGTCAGACGCCACAGAGCCCGACGACAACGCGTCTAA
- the galT gene encoding galactose-1-phosphate uridylyltransferase: MISPPAIALGAGVVKRPTRLADGRELIYYDDPGTTLGIERAVDARVLDPRPETATMRLDVLTGDWISVAAARQNRAFLPPAELDPLAPQTPTNPSEIPSRYDVAVFENRSPSFGPALADATDDAPAAIDPPQGLDDLAVYGLGRTRTSVGRTEVVCFSPEHEGSFGTQTVTRARTVIEAWADRTAALSALPGIEQVFPFENRGREIGVTLGHPHGQIYAYPYVTPRTQRLLTAITRTGDDLFDRILDVERGSERVVLTGEHWTAFVPFAARWPLEVHLVPHRHAADFAETTTEERDELAGLYLRLLRGVDALYDTPTPYIAAWHQAPVRIGRAGARLHLELTSPRRAADKLKYLAGSEAAMGAWIGDIPPEQAAERLRAAIEGVSL; encoded by the coding sequence ATGATCTCCCCCCCGGCGATCGCGCTCGGCGCCGGTGTCGTGAAGCGCCCGACCCGCCTCGCCGACGGCCGCGAGCTGATCTACTACGACGACCCCGGCACGACTCTCGGCATCGAGCGGGCGGTCGACGCGCGCGTGCTCGACCCCCGGCCCGAGACCGCGACGATGCGCCTCGATGTCCTCACGGGCGACTGGATCTCGGTCGCCGCCGCACGCCAGAACCGCGCCTTCCTGCCGCCGGCCGAGCTCGATCCGCTGGCCCCGCAGACCCCGACCAATCCCTCGGAGATCCCCTCCCGCTACGACGTCGCGGTGTTCGAGAACCGCTCCCCGTCGTTCGGCCCCGCGCTCGCCGACGCGACCGACGACGCGCCCGCCGCGATCGACCCGCCGCAGGGCCTCGACGACCTCGCCGTCTACGGACTCGGTCGCACGCGCACCAGCGTCGGACGGACCGAGGTCGTCTGCTTCAGCCCCGAGCACGAGGGCTCCTTCGGCACCCAGACGGTCACCCGCGCCCGCACCGTGATCGAAGCGTGGGCCGACCGCACCGCCGCGCTCTCGGCGCTTCCCGGGATCGAGCAGGTCTTCCCGTTCGAGAACCGCGGCCGCGAGATCGGCGTCACGCTCGGCCACCCGCACGGCCAGATCTACGCCTACCCCTACGTGACCCCGCGCACGCAGCGGCTGCTGACCGCGATCACGCGCACGGGCGACGACCTGTTCGACCGCATCCTCGACGTCGAGCGGGGCTCCGAGCGCGTCGTGCTCACGGGCGAGCACTGGACGGCGTTCGTGCCGTTCGCCGCCCGCTGGCCGCTCGAGGTCCACCTGGTGCCCCACCGCCATGCCGCCGACTTCGCCGAGACGACCACCGAGGAGCGCGACGAGCTCGCCGGCCTCTACCTGCGGCTGCTCCGCGGCGTGGACGCGCTCTACGACACCCCGACCCCGTACATCGCAGCCTGGCACCAGGCGCCGGTGCGGATCGGCCGGGCCGGCGCCCGCCTGCACCTCGAGCTCACGAGCCCGCGCCGCGCGGCCGACAAGCTCAAGTACCTGGCCGGGTCCGAGGCCGCCATGGGCGCCTGGATCGGCGACATCCCCCCGGAGCAGGCGGCCGAACGCCTCCGTGCCGCGATAGAAGGAGTCTCGCTGTGA
- a CDS encoding LacI family DNA-binding transcriptional regulator: MAGRPSMADVAALAGVSAQTVSRVVNGSPRVDPATRARVEAAMQQSGYRVHRAARALRTGRSGTIGAVVSTLATVGNSLMLEAVSDAASARGYDVAVVTLGSDDVASAFERLQGQGVDGVVVINEASALAHSAELPSALRFAVVDSPPDDRYTGVETDHFGGAAAATRHLLGLGHRTVAHIAGPATSYASAERERGWRETLVRAGREVAEPVHGGWTSASGYDAATALLESGAMGTALFVANDQMALGALRALSQRGARVPEDVSVVGFDDVADAANYQPPLTTVRQHFDRLGEQAVTVLLDGAERRPGHPQRTVIPATLIERASTAPPPPA; encoded by the coding sequence ATGGCCGGACGACCGTCGATGGCGGATGTCGCGGCGCTCGCAGGGGTGTCCGCCCAGACCGTGTCGCGCGTCGTCAACGGCAGCCCGCGGGTCGACCCCGCCACCCGCGCCCGGGTCGAGGCGGCGATGCAGCAGAGCGGGTACCGGGTGCATCGTGCGGCGCGCGCTCTGCGCACCGGGCGCAGCGGCACGATCGGCGCCGTCGTGTCGACCCTCGCGACCGTCGGCAACTCGCTCATGCTCGAGGCCGTGTCGGACGCGGCATCCGCCCGCGGCTACGACGTCGCCGTCGTGACGCTCGGCAGCGACGACGTCGCGTCGGCCTTCGAGCGGCTGCAGGGGCAGGGGGTCGACGGCGTCGTCGTGATCAACGAGGCCTCGGCGCTCGCGCACTCGGCCGAGCTCCCTTCCGCGTTGCGGTTCGCGGTCGTCGACTCCCCGCCCGACGACCGCTACACCGGCGTCGAGACCGACCACTTCGGCGGGGCCGCGGCCGCGACCCGGCATCTGCTCGGTCTCGGGCATCGCACGGTCGCGCACATCGCCGGTCCGGCGACGTCCTACGCCTCCGCCGAGCGCGAGCGCGGCTGGCGGGAGACGCTGGTGCGGGCGGGGCGCGAGGTGGCCGAGCCCGTGCACGGGGGCTGGACGTCCGCATCCGGATACGATGCCGCGACCGCGCTGCTGGAGTCCGGCGCGATGGGCACGGCGCTGTTCGTCGCGAACGATCAGATGGCGCTCGGCGCCCTCAGGGCGCTCTCGCAGCGCGGCGCCCGCGTGCCGGAGGACGTCAGTGTCGTCGGTTTCGACGACGTGGCGGATGCGGCGAACTACCAGCCGCCGCTCACCACCGTCCGACAGCACTTCGATCGGCTCGGCGAACAGGCCGTGACGGTGCTCCTCGATGGGGCCGAGCGTCGTCCCGGGCACCCGCAGCGCACCGTCATCCCCGCGACCCTGATCGAGCGCGCCAGCACGGCCCCGCCCCCACCCGCCTGA
- a CDS encoding glycoside hydrolase family 3 C-terminal domain-containing protein, giving the protein MTEHDDAVSPLTLTEKAALTSGADFWHTKPIERAGIPGIMLTDGPHGLRKQAEGGDHLGLGNSVPATCFPPAVGLGSSWDVELVGRVGEALGVETAIENVGVLLGPGVNIKRSPLCGRNFEYLSEDPIVAGVLGAAYVRGVQSKGVGTSLKHFAANNQETDRMRASSDIDPRPLREIYLRGFQRVVEDAQPWTVMCSYNRINGVYASEDPWLLTQVLRDEWGFEGLVVSDWGAVNERVAALAAGLDLEMPSSDGRTDAEIVAAIESGALSEDYLDIAAGRVVGLVRKVQAGAGTITGPLDVEAHHALAREAAGRSIVLLRNEGGVLPLATDTAVAVIGAFAETPRYQGAGSSLINPTRLDTALEEIRAVATAEVVYAPGFGLAAEVAEDETARLRAEAVQAASDAEVAVVFLGLPARLESEGYDRDDIDLPAEQLALLDAVLRVQPNTVVVLSNGGVVALPFADRVPAILEGWLLGQAGGGATADVLYGRVNPSAKLTETIPVRLSDTPAYLDFPGEFSHVRYGEGLFVGYRWYDARGLEVAFPFGHGLSYTSFAYGEASASVAASGDVEVRVTVSNTGAAAGREIVQVYTSLPGSAVQRPVRELKAFASVELQAGESRDVVLTVRRADLAYWDIRIDGWVVEGGTYTVDVAASSRDIRSTTSVEVAGDAIVVPLDRNSSLGEVIAHPIAGPIVQQALASVAESMGGLSDIMPEGVSMEKMMYSFPIGRLSMLAGEAMGPEAVDQLLAAANAPQS; this is encoded by the coding sequence ATGACCGAGCATGACGACGCTGTCTCCCCGCTGACGCTGACCGAGAAGGCCGCTCTCACCAGCGGCGCGGACTTCTGGCACACGAAGCCGATCGAGCGGGCCGGCATCCCCGGCATCATGCTGACCGACGGCCCGCACGGACTCCGCAAGCAGGCCGAGGGCGGCGACCATCTCGGCCTCGGCAACAGCGTGCCCGCCACCTGCTTCCCGCCCGCCGTCGGGCTCGGGTCGTCGTGGGATGTCGAGCTCGTCGGCCGCGTGGGCGAGGCCCTCGGCGTCGAGACCGCGATCGAGAACGTCGGCGTGCTGCTCGGCCCCGGCGTCAACATCAAGCGCTCACCCCTGTGCGGCCGCAACTTCGAGTACCTCTCCGAGGACCCGATCGTGGCCGGCGTGCTCGGCGCCGCCTACGTCAGGGGCGTGCAGTCGAAGGGCGTCGGCACCTCGCTCAAGCACTTCGCGGCGAACAACCAGGAGACCGACCGGATGCGCGCCTCCTCCGACATCGACCCGCGGCCGTTGCGCGAGATCTACCTGCGCGGCTTCCAGCGGGTCGTCGAGGACGCCCAGCCGTGGACGGTCATGTGCTCCTACAACCGGATCAACGGCGTCTATGCGTCGGAGGATCCCTGGCTGCTCACCCAGGTGCTGCGCGACGAGTGGGGCTTCGAGGGCCTCGTCGTCTCGGACTGGGGCGCGGTCAACGAGCGAGTGGCCGCCCTCGCCGCGGGTCTCGACCTGGAGATGCCCTCCTCCGACGGCCGGACGGATGCCGAGATCGTCGCGGCGATCGAGTCGGGCGCGCTCAGCGAGGACTACCTCGACATCGCCGCCGGCCGGGTCGTCGGCCTCGTGCGCAAGGTCCAGGCGGGTGCCGGGACGATCACCGGCCCGCTCGACGTCGAGGCGCACCACGCGCTCGCCCGCGAGGCCGCGGGACGCTCGATCGTGCTGCTGCGCAACGAGGGCGGCGTCCTTCCGCTCGCGACCGACACCGCGGTCGCCGTCATCGGCGCGTTCGCCGAGACCCCGCGCTACCAGGGCGCGGGCTCGTCGCTCATCAACCCGACGCGGCTCGACACGGCGCTGGAGGAGATCCGCGCGGTGGCCACGGCCGAGGTCGTCTACGCGCCGGGCTTCGGTCTCGCCGCCGAGGTGGCGGAGGACGAGACGGCGCGGCTGCGTGCCGAGGCCGTGCAGGCGGCATCCGACGCCGAGGTCGCAGTCGTGTTCCTCGGTCTGCCGGCTCGCCTCGAGTCCGAGGGCTACGACCGCGACGACATCGACCTGCCGGCCGAGCAGCTCGCGTTGCTCGACGCCGTGCTCCGAGTCCAGCCGAACACGGTCGTCGTGCTCTCCAACGGCGGCGTCGTCGCGCTTCCGTTCGCCGACCGGGTCCCCGCGATCCTGGAGGGCTGGCTGCTCGGCCAGGCCGGCGGCGGCGCGACCGCCGACGTGCTCTACGGCCGGGTCAACCCCTCCGCCAAGCTCACCGAGACGATCCCCGTCCGGCTCTCGGACACCCCCGCCTACCTCGACTTCCCGGGCGAGTTCTCGCACGTGCGCTACGGCGAGGGCCTGTTCGTCGGGTACCGCTGGTACGACGCGCGGGGACTGGAGGTCGCCTTCCCGTTCGGGCATGGACTCTCCTACACGAGCTTCGCCTACGGCGAGGCGTCGGCATCCGTCGCCGCCTCGGGCGATGTCGAGGTCCGTGTGACGGTCAGCAACACGGGCGCCGCCGCGGGCCGTGAGATCGTGCAGGTGTACACCTCGCTCCCGGGCTCCGCCGTGCAGCGTCCGGTGCGCGAGCTGAAGGCGTTCGCCTCGGTCGAGCTGCAGGCCGGCGAGAGCCGGGATGTCGTGCTGACCGTGCGCCGCGCCGACCTCGCGTACTGGGACATCCGCATCGACGGGTGGGTCGTCGAGGGCGGCACGTACACCGTGGATGTCGCCGCCTCGAGTCGCGACATCCGCTCGACGACGTCCGTGGAGGTCGCCGGCGACGCGATCGTGGTGCCGCTGGACCGCAACTCGTCGCTCGGCGAGGTCATCGCTCACCCCATCGCGGGCCCCATCGTGCAGCAGGCGCTCGCATCGGTCGCCGAGAGCATGGGCGGGCTGTCCGACATCATGCCCGAGGGCGTCTCCATGGAGAAGATGATGTACTCCTTCCCGATCGGGCGGCTCTCGATGCTCGCCGGAGAGGCCATGGGCCCCGAGGCGGTCGACCAGCTGCTCGCCGCCGCCAACGCGCCGCAGAGCTGA